A genome region from Rathayibacter caricis DSM 15933 includes the following:
- a CDS encoding ABC transporter permease — translation MQYVDWLGRVLTGDLGQSFYTGEPVASAVARRMGVTLSVIIPALIISVVIAVVLGVVAAARGGWIDKMLQGVMLSGLLIPGLLVAIFLVSVLAVTLQVLPAGGYTSPQDDPQAWVRSITIPVIVLCLGGAANIATQVRGTMIDELRKDYVRTLRTRGVSTRALVLRHALRNAAGPALTVAGLEFGSMFFGALVIEQVFALPGVGLYSFNASIQGDFPVIMGLVIFSVGLTVAINLITDLANGWLNPKARVH, via the coding sequence GTGCAATACGTGGACTGGCTCGGTCGGGTGCTGACCGGAGACCTCGGCCAGTCCTTCTACACGGGGGAGCCAGTCGCTTCCGCGGTCGCCCGTCGCATGGGGGTGACCTTGTCGGTGATCATCCCGGCGTTGATCATCTCCGTCGTCATCGCCGTGGTGCTCGGCGTTGTCGCTGCAGCCCGAGGCGGCTGGATCGACAAGATGCTGCAGGGCGTCATGCTCAGCGGTCTCCTGATCCCGGGCCTGCTTGTCGCCATTTTCCTCGTGTCGGTTCTCGCCGTCACCCTGCAGGTACTTCCGGCCGGCGGCTACACCTCGCCGCAGGATGACCCCCAGGCATGGGTGCGGTCGATAACGATCCCGGTCATCGTGCTGTGCCTCGGGGGAGCCGCCAACATCGCCACCCAGGTACGCGGCACGATGATCGACGAGCTTCGCAAGGACTACGTGCGGACCCTGCGTACGCGGGGCGTCAGCACGAGAGCGCTGGTACTGCGTCACGCACTGCGCAACGCAGCGGGGCCGGCGCTTACCGTCGCGGGTCTGGAGTTCGGGTCGATGTTCTTCGGCGCGCTCGTCATCGAGCAGGTATTCGCCCTCCCCGGCGTCGGTCTCTACAGCTTCAACGCCTCCATCCAGGGCGACTTCCCGGTCATCATGGGGCTCGTCATTTTCTCCGTCGGTCTCACTGTCGCCATCAACCTCATCACCGACCTGGCCAATGGTTGGCTGAACCCGAAAGCGAGAGTCCATTGA